The following proteins are co-located in the candidate division KSB1 bacterium genome:
- a CDS encoding leucine--tRNA ligase: MKKNPFADIEKKWQDYWKNSKQYEVDLVNADNKLYVLVMFIYPSGDKLHIGHWYNYGPTDTWARFKKMQGFTVMEPIGYDAFGLPAENYAIKQGVHPAISTAKNINKIREQLKAIGAMYDWSKEINTSSPQYYKWTQWLFLQLYKNGLAYRKKAPVNWCPDCDTVLANEQVINGNCERCDHEVTKKDLVQWFFKITAYADRLLEDFNKIQWPAKTVTMQRNWIGRSEGTLIKFDIPQHSETLEVFTTRADTLFGATYMVLAPEHPLVDKITSEENRVGVINYKKHAKKVTEIERTSTEREKTGVFTGAYAVNPINQEKVPIWIADYVLIGYGAGAVMAVPAHDERDFEFAQKFNLEIRQVISVIGKTHKKLEQALTEYGMMINSDQFNGQDSKTGMNNVTNWLKEKNAGKSHIILKLRDWLISRQRYWGAPIPIVFCENCGEVPVNEEDLPVKLPEFVDFTGKGKSPLASNEEFINTACPKCAGPATREVDTMDTFVDSSWYFLRYINPKLDSEPWQIELANKWLPVDQYVGGAEHAVLHLLYARFITKVLYDLKYINFDEPFKRLIHQGIITNRGAKMSKSKHNVVNPDNFINKFGSDTFRMFMMFMGSYEDGGDWNDEGISGVFRFLNRIDRLIDDFSENPPNGDETLVFEEVEKKRHYTIKTVTQDLDRFQFNTAISRLMEFFNSINKYRNSVDHSNQNKSGLATAIETLITLLAPFAPHLSEELWSKTGRNPSIFNQTWPEYDENKLKVKTVNMVVQVNGKLRGQLTVETGLEESKIIEEALQVEKVKKYTTDKRIIKSIVIPQKLVNFVTN; encoded by the coding sequence ATGAAAAAAAATCCGTTTGCGGATATTGAAAAAAAATGGCAGGATTATTGGAAAAATTCTAAACAATATGAGGTTGATCTAGTAAACGCTGACAATAAACTTTATGTCCTTGTGATGTTTATCTATCCATCAGGTGATAAGCTGCATATTGGTCATTGGTATAATTATGGGCCAACTGATACATGGGCGAGGTTCAAGAAAATGCAAGGCTTCACTGTGATGGAACCCATAGGATATGATGCTTTCGGTTTGCCTGCTGAAAATTATGCAATAAAGCAAGGCGTGCACCCTGCTATTAGTACAGCTAAGAATATCAATAAGATACGAGAGCAATTAAAAGCAATTGGTGCGATGTATGATTGGAGTAAGGAAATTAATACGAGCTCTCCCCAGTACTATAAATGGACGCAATGGCTTTTTTTACAGCTATACAAGAATGGATTGGCTTATCGCAAAAAAGCTCCTGTAAATTGGTGCCCGGATTGCGACACAGTTTTAGCCAATGAACAAGTAATTAATGGGAATTGCGAGCGCTGTGATCATGAAGTCACAAAAAAAGATCTTGTACAATGGTTTTTTAAAATTACCGCTTATGCAGATAGATTGTTGGAAGACTTCAATAAAATACAATGGCCGGCAAAGACAGTAACAATGCAAAGGAATTGGATCGGACGCAGCGAAGGAACTTTAATAAAATTTGATATTCCGCAGCATAGTGAAACCTTGGAAGTGTTTACAACTCGTGCAGATACACTTTTTGGCGCAACTTACATGGTATTAGCACCTGAGCATCCTCTGGTAGATAAAATCACTTCCGAGGAGAATAGGGTAGGGGTGATAAATTATAAAAAGCATGCAAAAAAAGTTACTGAAATTGAAAGAACATCCACAGAAAGAGAAAAAACCGGTGTGTTTACAGGTGCATATGCAGTAAACCCGATAAATCAAGAAAAAGTCCCAATATGGATAGCAGACTACGTTTTGATTGGATATGGCGCCGGCGCTGTTATGGCAGTTCCGGCGCATGATGAAAGAGATTTTGAATTTGCACAAAAGTTTAATCTAGAAATTCGCCAGGTTATTTCTGTAATTGGTAAAACTCACAAAAAACTCGAACAAGCACTTACTGAATATGGCATGATGATTAACTCGGATCAATTCAACGGTCAAGATTCTAAAACTGGAATGAATAATGTAACCAATTGGTTAAAAGAAAAAAATGCCGGTAAATCTCATATTATACTCAAACTAAGGGATTGGTTGATTTCACGGCAAAGGTATTGGGGCGCACCTATCCCCATAGTGTTTTGTGAAAATTGTGGAGAAGTACCGGTCAACGAAGAAGACCTTCCAGTTAAACTACCGGAATTTGTCGACTTTACTGGAAAGGGGAAATCACCCTTAGCCTCTAATGAAGAATTCATAAATACTGCCTGTCCAAAATGTGCCGGCCCAGCTACCAGGGAAGTTGATACGATGGATACTTTTGTTGATTCTTCCTGGTATTTTTTGCGTTATATCAACCCTAAATTAGATTCTGAACCATGGCAAATAGAATTGGCAAATAAATGGCTTCCTGTTGACCAATATGTTGGGGGGGCAGAGCATGCTGTATTGCATTTATTGTATGCACGATTCATTACTAAAGTATTATATGATTTAAAATACATAAATTTTGATGAGCCATTCAAGCGGTTGATACATCAAGGTATTATAACCAACAGGGGTGCGAAAATGTCAAAATCGAAACACAATGTTGTAAATCCGGATAATTTTATCAATAAATTTGGTTCTGATACATTTAGAATGTTTATGATGTTTATGGGATCATACGAAGATGGGGGAGACTGGAACGATGAAGGAATTTCCGGCGTTTTTCGATTTTTAAATCGAATTGATCGCTTAATCGATGACTTCTCTGAAAATCCTCCTAATGGTGATGAGACCTTGGTTTTTGAAGAAGTGGAAAAAAAGCGTCATTACACAATCAAAACAGTGACCCAAGACCTTGACCGATTTCAATTTAATACAGCGATAAGCCGATTAATGGAATTCTTTAATTCTATCAATAAATACAGAAATAGCGTGGATCATTCGAATCAGAATAAATCAGGATTGGCAACTGCCATTGAAACCTTAATCACTTTATTGGCGCCTTTTGCGCCACATTTATCTGAAGAGCTTTGGAGTAAAACTGGACGAAATCCAAGTATATTTAATCAAACATGGCCAGAATACGATGAAAATAAACTAAAAGTTAAAACTGTAAATATGGTTGTGCAAGTCAATGGAAAACTTCGGGGACAATTAACTGTTGAAACAGGTCTTGAGGAATCAAAAATTATTGAGGAAGCTCTACAGGTAGAAAAAGTTAAGAAATATACTACTGATAAGAGGATTATCAAGAGTATTGTTATTCCCCAAAAGTTGGTTAATTTTGTTACTAATTAA
- a CDS encoding tetratricopeptide repeat protein gives MKQTVKTIHQKAISCYKDKRFDDAIALWEKALEVNPQENEVLYSLGLIYFEIKKYEESISFLKQLLDLSPGHFKAMLIVGTAYIKLRKFDLAEEYIQKSIEINPKHKLSILNLGAIYSVQKKFDNAIEMFQKVVDLFPTEVRAYLGLGKIYAILGQIDEANKNFKKVIEFDANGPMGSYAKKAIVLEAGEQKSEQDLEQLYAEGYKFYLGKYYHSAIDRFQNYLQFRKKDDLVYFMLAESQLRCGMLNESFLSFKKAIINKPRNALYYKELAILLDKLGNPSDVLAILNKAMELGKDDTVVYYLQGKNYNRQERYNEAIEALKKSIKKDRNNVAARYELAIAYDKIKDKEHSKMEFQNIIDHPLDTPLKNIVLGKIKK, from the coding sequence ATGAAACAAACAGTTAAAACGATTCACCAAAAAGCTATTTCTTGTTACAAAGATAAGCGCTTTGACGATGCAATTGCTCTTTGGGAAAAGGCTCTTGAAGTAAATCCGCAAGAAAATGAGGTCCTGTATAGTCTTGGACTTATTTATTTTGAAATAAAAAAATATGAAGAATCAATAAGCTTTTTAAAGCAGCTTCTTGATCTATCCCCTGGCCATTTTAAGGCTATGCTAATAGTTGGTACGGCATATATTAAACTAAGAAAATTTGATCTTGCTGAGGAATATATACAGAAAAGCATAGAGATAAATCCTAAACATAAATTGTCAATTCTTAACCTTGGCGCCATTTATAGTGTTCAAAAGAAATTCGATAATGCGATTGAGATGTTCCAAAAGGTGGTTGATTTATTTCCAACTGAGGTAAGAGCATATCTCGGACTCGGTAAAATTTATGCCATATTAGGTCAGATTGATGAAGCAAATAAAAACTTTAAGAAGGTAATTGAGTTCGATGCCAATGGACCAATGGGAAGTTATGCAAAAAAAGCGATTGTTTTAGAGGCTGGTGAACAAAAAAGTGAACAAGATCTTGAACAACTATATGCAGAGGGTTATAAATTTTATTTAGGAAAATATTATCATTCTGCGATCGACCGATTCCAAAACTATTTACAATTTCGTAAAAAAGATGACCTAGTATATTTTATGCTTGCTGAGAGTCAACTTAGATGTGGGATGCTTAATGAATCTTTTCTTTCATTTAAAAAGGCCATTATTAATAAACCTAGAAATGCACTGTATTACAAAGAATTAGCCATATTACTTGACAAACTTGGAAATCCATCTGATGTGCTGGCTATTTTAAATAAAGCAATGGAACTGGGTAAGGATGATACTGTTGTGTATTATTTGCAGGGAAAAAATTATAATCGCCAAGAAAGGTATAATGAGGCGATTGAAGCATTAAAAAAATCTATCAAAAAAGATCGAAATAATGTTGCTGCAAGGTATGAGCTTGCAATTGCCTACGACAAAATCAAAGATAAAGAGCATTCGAAAATGGAGTTTCAAAATATCATCGATCATCCGCTTGACACACCATTAAAAAATATTGTATTAGGTAAAATTAAAAAATAA
- a CDS encoding proline--tRNA ligase gives MKLSKAFIPTLKENPSDAVVKSHQFMLRSGMIRLLAAGIYSHLPFGWRILKKIQIIIREEMDAIGGQEFHLPAINPIETWNETGRADDFGAEMFKFKDRKSRDMCLAPTHEEVICSIARGEIRSYKNLPQIWYQIQNKFRDEPRPRSGVLRTRQFLMKDSYSLDADKDGLDISYNKHSQAYKSIFARCGLDFFIVSASSGLMGGSGSQEFMVESEAGEDTVALCDNCGYASNAEIAEFKITPFTNGNYTKLEEIYTPTQKTIDEVSEFLTLPKQSFIKSLVYLIDSKPVMILIRGDYDLNESKMLSTFGNKYRPAENDEILNICGANAGFIGPIGIKDIEIYVDKSLLEQKGFVSGANKDQYHIAGIDPQVDIKIKQIVDVALVNDGDICANCGKVLRIVRAIELGHIFKLGTKYSESMNATFLDRNGKENPIIMGSYGIGIERIVAAFIEQNLDENGICWDSEISPYQVHIIPINYKNEKIGEASNTLYEDLLEINIDCLLDDRDFSPGFKFRDADLLGIPIHIIIGEKNLQNNMVEFKFRKNNKKEIFPFGSIIPEIKKALSCQN, from the coding sequence ATGAAATTATCTAAAGCTTTTATTCCCACATTAAAAGAAAACCCTTCAGATGCGGTTGTTAAAAGTCATCAGTTTATGCTTCGGTCCGGTATGATTCGCTTACTTGCTGCCGGTATCTATTCTCACTTGCCATTTGGGTGGAGAATACTAAAAAAAATCCAAATTATCATAAGAGAAGAAATGGATGCTATTGGTGGTCAGGAATTTCATCTGCCTGCAATAAATCCAATAGAAACCTGGAATGAGACAGGTAGAGCGGATGATTTTGGTGCAGAAATGTTCAAATTTAAAGATAGAAAATCAAGAGACATGTGCCTTGCGCCAACACATGAAGAAGTCATTTGTTCGATTGCAAGAGGCGAAATACGTTCTTATAAAAACCTGCCGCAAATTTGGTATCAAATTCAAAATAAATTTAGAGATGAGCCACGACCGAGGTCAGGTGTTCTACGCACCAGGCAATTTCTAATGAAAGATTCATATTCTTTAGATGCTGATAAAGATGGGTTGGATATTAGCTACAATAAACATTCCCAGGCATACAAAAGCATTTTTGCGAGATGTGGACTAGATTTTTTCATTGTTAGTGCTTCGAGTGGATTAATGGGTGGTTCCGGTTCCCAGGAGTTTATGGTGGAATCAGAAGCGGGGGAGGATACTGTTGCGCTTTGTGACAACTGTGGTTATGCATCTAATGCTGAGATTGCAGAATTTAAAATTACACCTTTCACAAACGGTAATTACACAAAATTGGAAGAAATTTATACTCCTACTCAGAAAACCATTGATGAAGTATCAGAATTTTTAACTTTACCTAAACAGTCATTTATTAAATCTTTGGTTTATCTTATTGATTCTAAGCCCGTAATGATATTGATTCGTGGCGATTATGATCTTAATGAAAGCAAAATGTTATCGACGTTTGGTAATAAATACAGACCTGCAGAAAATGATGAAATCTTGAATATTTGTGGAGCAAATGCAGGTTTTATAGGTCCTATCGGAATAAAGGATATTGAAATTTACGTCGATAAATCATTATTGGAGCAGAAAGGATTTGTTTCCGGTGCCAACAAAGATCAATATCACATTGCCGGGATTGATCCTCAAGTTGATATTAAGATTAAGCAAATTGTAGATGTGGCTCTGGTTAATGATGGAGACATTTGTGCGAATTGTGGAAAAGTGCTGCGAATTGTAAGGGCTATAGAGTTGGGTCATATATTCAAATTAGGTACAAAATATTCAGAGAGCATGAACGCCACTTTTTTGGACAGAAATGGAAAAGAAAATCCAATTATAATGGGAAGCTATGGGATTGGAATAGAAAGAATCGTTGCGGCATTTATAGAACAAAATCTTGACGAAAATGGAATTTGTTGGGATTCTGAAATTTCCCCATATCAAGTTCATATAATTCCCATAAACTACAAAAATGAAAAAATAGGGGAGGCCTCCAATACGTTATATGAAGATCTACTTGAGATAAATATTGATTGTTTGCTTGATGATAGAGATTTTAGTCCCGGATTCAAATTTAGGGATGCGGATTTGTTAGGAATACCTATCCATATAATCATTGGAGAAAAAAATTTGCAGAATAACATGGTTGAGTTTAAATTTAGGAAAAACAATAAAAAAGAGATTTTTCCTTTTGGTAGTATTATCCCAGAAATCAAAAAAGCTTTAAGTTGTCAAAATTGA
- a CDS encoding DUF1801 domain-containing protein yields MNMSNDLNSLLGIFSSEVQELARKTREFLLNRLPNSIEPIDVGSKLIGYGYGTKMADTICVLMLYKSHVNLGFFDGVFLPDPHKLLEGTGKRHRHVKITKENDLKNPGLLELLEVAIMAHRSKSH; encoded by the coding sequence ATGAATATGAGCAATGACTTAAATTCTCTTTTAGGCATATTTAGTTCTGAAGTACAAGAGTTAGCCAGGAAAACAAGAGAATTCCTGCTGAATAGGCTTCCAAATTCAATTGAGCCAATTGATGTCGGTTCAAAGCTAATCGGTTATGGCTACGGAACCAAAATGGCTGATACAATTTGTGTGCTTATGCTTTATAAGTCGCATGTGAATCTGGGCTTTTTTGATGGCGTTTTTCTTCCCGATCCGCATAAGTTATTAGAAGGTACGGGAAAGCGCCATCGTCATGTAAAAATAACAAAGGAGAATGATCTAAAAAATCCTGGGTTGTTAGAATTATTAGAAGTAGCTATCATGGCGCACCGCTCGAAAAGCCATTAA